In Gemmatimonadota bacterium, the following are encoded in one genomic region:
- a CDS encoding glycosyltransferase family 1 protein: protein MTGLPRIVHLASGREWRGGQRQVLLLARALGRLGLDQLVITTAGSRLAAELQTAGVPARAVGWRAGLSPRALVAAIAETSRARSILHAHDAHALTLAGLASLVSRSPVIVTRRTNLPLRRRGFWTNAAAVIAISEAVRHTLVADGIDPARITVVHSGIDLVAAIDVRQNPTRTALGLPPHGPLVVTVAALTREKDHATLLRTAARLRHRFPDLHWALVGDGILRTELEALARDLGITPIIHFLGQINEPRQLIAAGTVFVLTSIQEGLGTTILDAQALRIPVVATGAGGIPELLRDGAGVLVPPGDVAGLAEGIAQVIASGDLRNRLVAKGLESVARFTDSGMAAGVLQVYRSVVLERW, encoded by the coding sequence GTGACCGGCCTACCGCGGATCGTCCATCTCGCCTCCGGCCGGGAGTGGCGGGGTGGGCAGCGGCAGGTGCTTCTCTTGGCCCGGGCCCTCGGCCGGCTCGGGCTCGATCAGTTGGTCATCACCACCGCCGGGAGCCGCCTGGCCGCCGAACTCCAAACCGCCGGGGTCCCGGCCCGAGCCGTCGGGTGGCGGGCTGGTTTGTCACCGCGGGCCCTGGTGGCGGCCATCGCCGAAACGTCCCGCGCCCGCTCGATCCTCCACGCCCATGACGCCCACGCACTCACCCTCGCGGGCCTGGCATCCCTGGTTTCCCGGTCACCCGTGATCGTAACCCGACGGACCAATCTCCCCCTCCGCCGGCGCGGGTTCTGGACCAACGCGGCGGCCGTGATCGCCATCTCTGAGGCGGTCCGCCACACCCTGGTGGCCGACGGGATCGATCCCGCCCGGATTACCGTGGTTCACTCCGGGATCGATCTCGTCGCCGCCATCGACGTTAGGCAGAACCCGACCCGGACGGCCCTGGGACTTCCACCGCACGGGCCCTTGGTCGTCACCGTCGCGGCGCTGACCCGCGAAAAAGACCACGCCACGTTGCTCCGAACGGCCGCCCGGCTCCGCCACCGGTTTCCCGACTTGCATTGGGCTTTGGTCGGTGACGGCATCCTTCGGACCGAACTGGAAGCCTTGGCCCGCGACCTCGGGATCACCCCGATCATCCATTTCCTCGGCCAGATCAACGAGCCGCGCCAGCTGATCGCCGCCGGGACGGTTTTCGTCCTGACCTCGATCCAGGAGGGGCTCGGCACCACGATCCTCGATGCCCAGGCGCTCCGAATCCCCGTGGTTGCCACGGGGGCCGGCGGCATCCCGGAGTTGCTCCGCGACGGAGCCGGGGTATTGGTCCCTCCGGGCGACGTGGCCGGCTTAGCCGAGGGAATCGCGCAGGTTATTGCCAGCGGCGACCTTCGGAACCGCCTCGTGGCCAAAGGCCTTGAATCGGTGGCCCGGTTCACCGACTCCGGGATGGCAGCCGGGGTCCTCCAGGTGTATCGTTCCGTTGTCCTAGAACGTTGGTAG
- a CDS encoding MFS transporter: MRGRLGAATVRRTRGAGATGRRPRPPQGQDRSRSGSSRGRYPTRTAQEENGEGLVNPNGIDNDRGFLGHPRGLSTLFFTEMWERFSYYGMRAILILFMVAPLTEGGLGMAVPEAGAVQGTYTAMVYMMTMVGGWFADKLFGLRRSVFVGGVLIMAGHISLAIPGLASFYLGLLLVVLGTGLLKGNVSVMVGQLYRPEDTRRDAGYSLYYMGVNLGGFLGPFFCGYFAQQPAFRERLIGWGFAPETAWHFGFGAAAVGMLFGLIQYSLGKDRFPATVERPLGVSNDTERSQARRQFGMALGGVLLVVLAAVGLNSAGTITITPQGFAGGVDVFLVVLTVGFFFWLFTVAKWTPEERKRLVVILVLFMGASIFWAGFEQGASTLNLFADRNTANTIFGWAYPSSWLQSVNSFFIIVMAPLVGLVWLKLGVRNPSSPAKFSLGLFFLALAYVLMIGASLSAAAGGRVTPMWLVGCYFLQTIGELCLSPVGMGAMSTLAPARAQGLIMGVWFLASAIGNKVAGRVGGLYESFSITTLFTANAGFVLIFALIMALLIVPIKNMRARKTASV, encoded by the coding sequence ATTCGAGGCCGTCTCGGCGCAGCAACGGTCCGCCGGACCAGGGGTGCCGGAGCCACCGGACGAAGACCCCGGCCTCCTCAAGGCCAAGATCGATCGAGAAGCGGCTCGAGCCGCGGTCGATACCCAACTCGAACTGCTCAAGAAGAAAATGGGGAAGGGCTCGTGAATCCGAACGGCATCGACAACGATCGGGGTTTCCTTGGACACCCTCGCGGGCTGTCCACCCTCTTTTTCACCGAGATGTGGGAGCGGTTCAGCTACTACGGGATGCGCGCCATCCTGATCCTGTTCATGGTGGCGCCGCTGACCGAAGGCGGTCTTGGCATGGCGGTGCCGGAGGCCGGCGCGGTCCAAGGGACCTACACCGCCATGGTCTACATGATGACCATGGTGGGGGGCTGGTTTGCCGACAAGCTCTTTGGGCTCCGGCGATCGGTGTTCGTGGGCGGTGTGCTGATCATGGCGGGGCACATCAGCCTGGCCATTCCGGGCTTGGCGTCGTTCTACCTCGGCCTGCTCCTGGTGGTGTTAGGCACCGGGCTCCTCAAGGGCAACGTCTCGGTCATGGTCGGCCAGCTGTACCGGCCCGAGGACACCCGCCGCGACGCCGGCTATTCGCTCTACTATATGGGCGTCAATCTTGGCGGCTTTCTGGGTCCGTTCTTCTGCGGATACTTTGCCCAACAGCCGGCATTCCGGGAACGCCTGATCGGGTGGGGTTTCGCGCCCGAAACCGCCTGGCACTTCGGGTTCGGTGCCGCGGCGGTCGGGATGCTCTTTGGTTTGATCCAGTATTCGCTTGGCAAGGACCGCTTCCCCGCCACCGTCGAACGGCCGCTCGGGGTGTCGAATGACACCGAGCGAAGCCAAGCGCGGCGGCAGTTCGGGATGGCCCTCGGGGGCGTGCTGCTCGTGGTGCTGGCGGCCGTTGGACTCAACTCCGCGGGGACGATCACCATTACACCCCAGGGATTTGCCGGAGGCGTCGACGTGTTTCTGGTCGTGCTCACGGTCGGATTTTTTTTCTGGCTCTTTACCGTGGCCAAGTGGACCCCCGAGGAACGGAAGCGGCTCGTCGTCATTCTGGTGCTGTTCATGGGGGCATCGATCTTCTGGGCCGGTTTCGAGCAGGGGGCGTCGACCCTGAATCTGTTCGCCGACCGCAACACCGCCAACACGATTTTCGGCTGGGCCTATCCGAGTAGTTGGCTCCAGTCGGTCAATTCGTTTTTCATCATCGTCATGGCCCCCCTGGTGGGCTTGGTCTGGCTCAAGCTCGGGGTCCGGAATCCGTCGAGCCCCGCCAAGTTTTCACTCGGATTGTTCTTTCTGGCCCTGGCCTACGTGCTGATGATCGGGGCATCGTTGAGCGCCGCCGCCGGCGGCCGGGTCACCCCGATGTGGCTGGTTGGCTGCTACTTCCTCCAGACGATCGGGGAGTTGTGTCTCAGCCCGGTCGGGATGGGAGCCATGTCGACGTTGGCACCGGCTCGGGCCCAGGGGCTCATAATGGGGGTGTGGTTCCTCGCGTCGGCGATCGGCAACAAGGTGGCCGGCCGGGTCGGTGGGCTCTACGAATCGTTCTCGATCACGACGTTGTTTACCGCCAATGCCGGGTTCGTCCTGATCTTCGCGTTGATCATGGCGTTGCTGATCGTGCCGATCAAGAACATGCGCGCTCGAAAAACCGCGTCAGTATAA
- a CDS encoding phosphatase PAP2 family protein translates to MRIWRMLWLGAAIAGTGCAKVVPADVGFVVKWTETHYALARAERLSPPVAARASGYAAIALFEGWAAAGDSLRSLAGQLNGLDSIPKPPAGSSLDPALVALEAQTVVLRGLYRGGFASTDVAITALHDSLVGARTGAGVSRAIAGRSLDYGNAIGLAVLRWAEGDGFAGRQLADTPRSTPDAWQPTATGAQFRSQSLSAQSDVVLLDNPTGKAQSGALTGERSLSVNRPKTPAAANAPGINPTTALEPGWGALRPFVLTGSESCPAPPPLEFSSKPGSPFYQQAEEIYRLGQNLTEEQRKIAYFWADNPGESGTPAGHWMSVVAGLAWQWQLSPERTVEAYAVTAIAVADAFIGCWREKYRTDLLRPVTYIQRYLDPKWQTLLNTPPFPAYTSGHSTQSAAAAEVLTALFGEDRPYDDATHVSLGHGIKRLASFRAAAEEAGQSRFYGGIHYRMDHEGGKIQGACIGRAVLARVATRR, encoded by the coding sequence ATGCGAATTTGGCGAATGCTTTGGCTTGGCGCCGCGATCGCGGGGACCGGATGTGCCAAGGTCGTTCCGGCCGACGTTGGATTCGTCGTCAAGTGGACCGAGACCCACTACGCGCTGGCCCGCGCCGAACGATTGTCTCCGCCGGTCGCCGCCCGGGCCAGTGGGTACGCCGCCATCGCGCTCTTTGAAGGCTGGGCCGCCGCCGGCGATTCGCTCCGGAGCCTCGCCGGCCAACTGAACGGCCTCGACAGCATTCCGAAGCCGCCGGCCGGCAGTAGCCTCGACCCGGCGTTGGTGGCCCTCGAGGCGCAAACGGTGGTGCTCCGGGGCTTATATCGGGGCGGGTTTGCCTCGACCGACGTGGCCATCACGGCCCTCCACGACTCCCTGGTGGGTGCGAGGACCGGCGCCGGGGTCAGCCGGGCCATCGCGGGTCGATCATTGGATTACGGGAACGCCATCGGACTTGCGGTGCTTCGGTGGGCTGAGGGCGATGGGTTTGCCGGCCGACAATTGGCGGATACCCCCCGGTCGACGCCGGATGCCTGGCAGCCGACCGCCACCGGGGCACAGTTCCGGTCCCAGAGTCTCTCGGCCCAGAGCGACGTGGTATTGCTCGACAATCCAACCGGCAAAGCGCAGAGCGGGGCCCTCACCGGCGAGCGCTCGCTGTCGGTCAACCGGCCGAAGACGCCGGCGGCCGCCAACGCGCCCGGCATCAATCCCACCACGGCGCTCGAGCCGGGGTGGGGTGCGCTCCGGCCGTTTGTGTTGACCGGCTCCGAGTCCTGCCCGGCGCCTCCACCCCTCGAGTTCTCCAGCAAGCCGGGGTCGCCCTTCTATCAGCAGGCCGAGGAGATCTACCGGCTGGGTCAGAACCTGACGGAGGAGCAGCGGAAGATCGCCTACTTCTGGGCCGACAATCCCGGGGAGTCCGGCACCCCGGCCGGTCACTGGATGAGTGTCGTGGCCGGACTGGCCTGGCAATGGCAACTGTCGCCGGAACGGACGGTCGAGGCGTACGCGGTGACGGCCATTGCCGTCGCCGACGCCTTCATCGGCTGCTGGCGGGAAAAATACCGGACCGACCTGCTCCGCCCGGTCACCTATATCCAACGGTACCTCGACCCCAAGTGGCAAACGTTGCTCAACACGCCGCCCTTTCCGGCCTATACCTCCGGGCATTCGACTCAGTCGGCGGCCGCGGCCGAGGTGCTCACCGCCCTGTTCGGGGAAGACCGGCCCTATGACGATGCTACCCACGTCAGTCTCGGGCACGGCATCAAACGGCTGGCGTCATTTCGGGCGGCGGCGGAAGAAGCCGGGCAGTCCCGCTTCTACGGGGGCATTCATTACCGGATGGATCACGAGGGCGGCAAGATCCAAGGGGCCTGTATCGGCCGGGCGGTCCTGGCCCGCGTCGCCACTCGACGTTAG